In Bradysia coprophila strain Holo2 unplaced genomic scaffold, BU_Bcop_v1 contig_350, whole genome shotgun sequence, a genomic segment contains:
- the LOC119080251 gene encoding mitochondrial chaperone BCS1-like, translating to MDASLFAWSTILAFSSSLVVAFIFKNLLVKICGAAVGFLSRSVTTSIEVHSRNGMKTNVVMWLNNSIEHNCGRKLLHFGANRDIVNPKKMRMNAFLESLELSFLDTDKKDEGEKSAVADIRKQLDPLQYNKGVLFFHKRTLIGVTRKIIPELKNYHLPTEIYTITAYGTRNKQVLIEMLDEARKRLEKKPSKQINYFKAKHQMGSSNWKLVRRFQPRTLSSIVLKDGIMDAIQKDLDEFIESREWYKERGIPYRRGYLLYGPPGCGKTSFVKAIAGQIGYDIYEVQLSNQQLTDESLNILMSSIDKNAILLFEDVDAVFVPRMQDEANSVEVNGFAGKLKYREAKGSLSFSGLLNAIDGVASEEDYIVFMTTNQIEKLDSALIRPGRIDMRQLIDYPDEHQITAFFRRFYPNCDDTVAETFAKAVTKLKCNPSVAQIQGVFLKHKHTPEDNLQDVDMLVEICKSNKELGYLYL from the exons ATGGATGCATCTTTATTTGCCTGGTCCACGATTCTGGCTTTCAGTTCCAGTCTGGTTGTagcattcatttttaaaaatcttttggtCAAAATATGTGGTGCTGCTGTTGGTTTTTTATCGAGATCAGTAACAACAAGCATCGAAGTGCATAGTCGTAATGGAATGAAAACGAATGTGGTGATGTGGTTGAATAATTCGATTGAACATAATTGCGGTCGAAAATTGCTTCATTTTGGCGCTAATCGGGACATTGTGAATCCTAAGAAAATGCGAATGAATGCCTTTCTGGAGAGTTTGGAATTGAGTTTCTTGGACACGGACAAGAAAGATGAAGGAGAAAAATCGGCTGTTGCTGATATAAGGAAACAACTCGACCCGTTACAATACAATAAGGGCGTACTCTTTTTCCACAAACGAACTTTGATCGGCGTCACTCGCAAAATCATCCCAGAACTTAAAAATTACCACTTACCGACTGAGATCTACACGATCACCGCTTACGGTACGAGAAACAAGCAAGTGCTGATCGAGATGTTAGACGAAGCAAGAAAAAGGCTTGAAAAGAAACCATCGAAGCaaatcaactacttcaaagCTAAACACCAAATGGGTAGCTCTAACTGGAAATTAGTTCGACGATTTCAGCCACGTACTCTGTCATCGATTGTTCTAAAGGATGGAATTATGGATGCCATCCAAAAAGACCTTGACGAATTTATCGAAAGCAGAGAATGGTACAAAGAGAGGGGAATTCCGTATCGTCGTGGTTATTTGCTGTACGGTCCTCCTGGATGCG GTAAGACCAGTTTCGTAAAGGCAATCGCCGGGCAAATCGGCTACGATATCTACGAAGTGCAGCTCTCGAATCAACAGCTAACCGATGAGagtttgaacattttaatgtCATCAATCGATAAAAATGCCATTCTACTGTTCGAGGATGTTGACGCCGTTTTTGTACCGCGAATGCAGGACGAGGCAAACAGTGTAGAAGTCAATGGATTCGCTGGAAAACTTAAGTACAGAGAAGCGAAAGGTTCGTTAAGTTTCAGTGGCCTGTTAAATGCAATCGATGGAGTGGCATCAGAAGAAGATTACATTGTGTTCATGACAACAAATCAGATCGAGAAATTGGACTCGGCCTTGATACGACCCGGTCGGATTGACATGAGACAATTGATTGATTACCCCGATGAGCATCAAATTACAGCGTTCTTTCGCAGATTCTATCCGAACTGCGATGATACTGTTGCGGAGACTTTCGCCAAAGCTGTAACAAAACTCAAATGCAATCCAAGTGTTGCACAGATTCAAGGTGTTTTCCTGAAACACAAACATACGCCGGAAGATAATCTGCAGGATGTTGATATGCTGGTTGAGATCTGCAAGAGCAACAAAGAACTGGGCTATTTGTATCTTTAA
- the LOC119080255 gene encoding uncharacterized protein LOC119080255: MSSKLNIAGFGEEISNLEYNGFWDWFVAYVEPANMWRAHKSYIFCESVFIIGGILMFFHSLKQGGRWPFLYFASIFHGFTVELMAYFVPHIDNFWHAQGIFTFVERRLPLYVVFLYPVFYYHSSWAMSKMKLKCGYAEHLAVGLMTVLIDMPYDIIGIKYLHWIWHDTDPNIADRHYWVPWNSYYFHVCFSASFQFFFHKTRSWLDKRDLGKWERGTISSELVAIVISALFSMPGGCLLFIPLYHPLHDFFGVPSEVTSITILIIFTSIVWKFDRKSNRYSEPQKMSFLSKLLIVHLICHYAVQLLTAIFINPKDVIAVGLHERIGDCNEMVPVETVLKTLQKRKYLCVTDYDEKYYDFHCLPGQKPPSNNSVWYTICGTEFENHAELLTVLSLISFVAFMVFRSLHFDYDQRITGRLSAKERENLERPPGHKKKSKKQ; this comes from the exons ATGAGTTCAAAACTCAACATCGCCGGTTTCGGTGAGGAAATATCCAATCTCGAATATAATGGG TTCTGGGATTGGTTTGTGGCCTATGTTGAGCCGGCTAATATGTGGCGAGCTCATAAGAGTTACATCTTCTGTGAATCAGTCTTTATAATCGGTGGCATACTGATGTTCTTCCACT CGTTGAAACAAGGTGGACGATGGCCGTTTCTATATTTCGCGTCGATTTTCCACGGTTTTACGGTTGAGCTTATGGCATATTTCGTTCCACACATAGATAATTTCTGGCATG caCAAGGTATCTTCACCTTCGTTGAGCGACGCTTGCCACTGTACGTGGTATTTCTAT ATCCAGTGTTCTACTACCATTCCTCCTGGGCTATGTCGAaaatgaaactgaaatgtGGATATGCCGAGCATTTGGCCGTTGGCCTGATGACTGTATTGATCGATATGCCGTACGACATAATTGGAATTAAATATTTGCACTGGATTTGGCACGATACTGATCCAAACATTG CCGACCGTCATTACTGGGTTCCATGGAATTCTTACTATTTTCATGTGTGCTTTTCGgccagttttcaatttttcttccataaaacgAGAAGCTGGCTAGATAAACGAGATTTGGGGAAATGGGAGCGGGGAACGAT ATCCTCTGAACTTGTTGCTATAGTCATCAGCGCTTTGTTTAGTATGCCCGGCGGTTGTTTGTTATTTATTCCTTTATATCATCCGTTACATGACTTTTTCGGTGTGCCGAGTGAAGTAACCAGTATAACGATACTAATTATTTTCACGTCAATCGTATGGAAATTCGATAGGAAAAGTAACCGATATTCGGAACCACAAAA AATGAGTTTCCTCTCGAAGTTGCTTATTGTCCATTTGATTTGTCACTATGCTGTCCAGCTGCTTACGGCTATTTTCATCAATCCTAAAGACGTGATTGCAGTTGGTCTACATGAAAGAATCGGTGATTGTAATGAAATGGTCCCAGTGGAGACTGTACTAAAG ACgcttcaaaaacgaaaatatctaTGCGTGACCGACTATGATGAGAAGTACTATGACTTCCATTGTTTACCGGGTCAGAAACCACCGTCGAACAACAGTGTCTGGTACACAATATGTGGAACTGAGTTCGA AAATCATGCGGAATTATTGACGGTATTGTCATTGATATCGTTTGTGGCTTTCATGGTCTTCAGATCGTTACATTTTGACTACGATCAACGGATTACCGGTAGATTGTCCGCTAAAGAAAGGGAGAATTTGGAAAGGCCGCCTGGACATAaaaagaaatcgaagaaacagtaa
- the LOC119080257 gene encoding solute carrier family 66 member 3: MIDLIGRGILIIISDILSILTIGFCLIQKIPQIKTLYNNKSARGISATSLYLELFSYSIMMSYNYCNRYSILSYMEYPILLFQEYILIYLVLKYRRQLNANSYKIAGAYFFALSMFLTNIIPTFILAMLVPFCTPIGATSKVIQLYEIIRTKNASSVNLTTWMISAFTNLTRIYTVMVDSADRMLLANFSISFLLSGSIYLAAFYYKKPKVH, translated from the exons ATGATTGATTTAATCGGTCGCGGTATATTGATCATTATATCGGACATACTCAGCATATTGACGATCggtttttgtttgatacaaaaaattccgCAAATTAAGACATTGTACAATAACAAATCGGCTAGAG GTATCAGCGCCACATCTTTGTATTTGGAGCTATTTTCCTATTCGATAATGATGAGCTACAACTACTGCAATCGATATTCCATATTGTCGTACATGGAATATCCCATTCTGTTGTTTCAGGAGTACATTCTAATCTACTTGGTGTTAAAGTACCGACGACAGTTGAACGCAAATTCGTATAAGATTGCCGGCGCTTACTTCTTCGCACTGTCGATGTTCCTGACGAACATTATTCCGACATTTATACTGGCAATGCTTGTG cCATTCTGCACACCAATCGGTGCCACAAGCAAAGTCATCCAATTGTACGAAATAATTCGCACAAAGAATGCTAGCTCGGTGAATCTGACTACATGGATGATATCGGCCTTCACCAACTTGA CTCGTATCTACACCGTTATGGTCGATTCAGCTGATCGAATGCTACTTGCCAACTTTTCGATATCATTTCTGTTGAGCGGATCAATTTATCTTgctgcattttactataagaAGCCGAAAGTTCATTAG
- the LOC119080252 gene encoding transcription initiation factor TFIID subunit 2 encodes MKKEKTADVVRPFKLAHQILSLTGISFERRSIIGFVELTIVPTKDSLRTIRLNAKQCRIYKVVLNDTTEATFQYFDPFLDVCQNDTKTRSLETFSKNHLAAAQKVDPDNNAGELVIQIPTDAGHLIGEGRGLRIGIEFSLENPEGGIHFVIPEPDEPINKQPAHLYTYGHENSSRLWFPCVDSFAEPCTWKLEFTVDEHMTAVSCGELTEVIYTPDMRRKTYHYVLSTPICAPNIALAVGPFEIYVDPNMHEVTHFCLPQLMPLLKNSVRYMYEAFEFFEELLSTRYPFSCYKQVFVDECDVDVRAYSTMSILSTNLLHSIAIIDQTYITRTAMSKAIAEQFFGCFITMQNWSDTWLAKGIAEYLCGLYSKKCFGNNAYREWVQNELAEVVKYEEQFGGIILDSSQPPAPLPVTTNSPATVTKQQEIVHYFPIKNLHTMSPKYIDAMRKKAHVIIRMLEHRIGQELLLQVYNKQLALAANAAVTKIGNGLWHHLLISTNVFTKAIFTVTGKDMSVFMDQWVRTGGHAKFLLTSIFNRKRNTIELEIRQDCVNQKGVKKYVGPLLVQLQELDGTFKHTLQIENTIVKADITCHSKSRRNKKKKIPLCTGEEVDMDLSPMDDSPVLWIRLDPEMIISRSVIIEQPDFQWQFQLRHERDVTAQLDAIAALEKYATPATRMALTDTIENPQCFHSVRCKAAQCLTKVATSMITTWQGPPAMLAIFRKFFGSFSARHIIKQNNFSNFQHYFLQKTIPVAMAGLRTSHGICPSEVFRFLLDLFKYNDNSRNHYSDNYYRAALVDALGQSITPVISVVQQGAPITAENLSADAKLVLEEVTRLLNLEKQLPSYKYSVTVSCLKVLRKLQKCGHLPSNPKIYRSYAAYGQYIDVRIAAMECLVDFVKVDGRWEDLQHLMDLLETDPDPMVRHELARLLIDNPPFEKAHRHKLDREELVERIWTSMNTLLSHDSRLRCDMVDLYYALYGNKRPMCLPTPELSAMFKPQKVQPVQAEVKTRAPSPIDEKPIDIVDVVPVEPDIEVQENSLKRTAEQSFGPVDLKVESQEVEAVKTIKEEIIDVEDIDEKKPIEFQPSEAKKAKTDFCSEDSASLPGILVDSNAPPVGFEPGMFKQEDEASKVKSEGQSKPKKKKKDKKKHKHKHKHKHNKEKSKEKKETNVVRLQEQVKDETPETLSSADSSSNSIPSQLDLTM; translated from the exons atgaaaaaggaaaagacTGCGGATGTCGTACGACCATTCAAATT agccCATCAAATTTTGAGTTTGACCGGCATCAGCTTCGAACGCCGTAGCATAATT GGATTTGTAGAGTTGACCATCGTTCCAACCAAGGATTCCTTGAGAACGATTCGTCTCAATGCAAAACAGTGTCGCATTTACAAAGTTGTTTTAAATGACACGACGGAAGCCACTTTCCAGTACTTTGATCCTTTCTTGGATGTGTGTCAAAATGATACCAAAAC ACGTTCActggaaacattttccaagAACCATCTAGCAGCCGCACAAAAGGTCGATCCGGACAACAATGCCGGTGAATTAGTCATTCAAATACCAACGGATGCTGGACATTTAATAGGCGAAGGTCGTGGCCTGAGAATCGGAATCGAATTTTCGTTGGAAAATCCTGAGGGCGGAATTCACTTTGTCATACCGGAACCGGACGAACCGATCAATAAACAACCAGCCCACCTTTACACATACGGTCATGAAAATTCATCACGGCTGTGGTTCCCGTGTGTTGACAGTTTTGCCGAACCGTGCACATGGAAGTTAGAGTTTACTGTCGATGAACACATGACGGCTGTCTCTTGCGGTGAGTTGACCGAAGTAATTTATACACCGGATATGCGTCGCAAAACGTATCATTACGTTCTATCCACACCGATATGCGCCCCGAATATTGCATTAGCCGTTGGACCATTTGAGATCTATGTCGATCCAAACATGCACGAGGTGACGCATTTTTGTTTACCACAACTGATGCCACTGCTCAAGAATTCGGTGCGTTATATGTACGAAGCGTTCGAGTTTTTTGAAGAGCTCCTGTCGACACGATATCCATTCTCCTGTTACAAACAGGTGTTCGTCGATGAGTGCGATGTTGATGTCCGAGCGTACTCTACAATGAGTATCTTGTCAACGAATTTACTGCATTCGATTGCCATCATAGACCAAACGTACATAACCCGGACTGCTATGTCCAAGGCAATCGcggaacaattttttggttgtttcatCACAATGCAAAATTGGTCGGACACTTGGTTGGCGAAAGGAATAGCTGAGTATCTGTGTGGCTTGTATTCGAAGAAATGTTTCGGTAATAACGCGTACCGTGAATGGGTCCAAAACGAACTTGCAGAAGTGGTCAAATACGAGGAACAATTCGGTGGAATTATTTTAGATAGCAGTCAACCACCTGCTCCACTGCCGGTTACAACTAACTCTCCGGCAACGGTAACCAAACAACAGGAAATTGTTCACTATTTCCCCATCAAAAACCTGCACACCATGTCACCGAAATACATCGATGCGATGCGTAAGAAGGCTCACGTCATCATTCGGATGTTGGAGCATCGAATCGGTCAAGAATTGCTGTTGCAAGTGTACAACAAACAGTTGGCATTAGCCGCTAACGCTGCGGTaacgaaaattggaaatggccTGTGGCATCACTTGCTCATATCGACGAATGTGTTCACCAAAGCAATTTTTACTGTTACTGGCAAGGACATGTCTGTGTTTATGGACCAGTGGGTACGAACCGGTGGCCATGCCAAATTTCTGCTGACTTCCATTTTCAATCGTAAGCGTAATACCATCGAGCTGGAAATACGACAAGACTGTGTAAATCAGAAGGGTGTCAAAAAGTATGTTGGGCCGTTGTTGGTTCAATTGCAGGAATTGGATGGAACATTCAAGCATACACTGCAAATTGAGAACACAATCGTCAAAGCAGATATTACGTGCCACTCAAAGAGTCGACgtaacaagaaaaagaaaattccactGTGTACGGGTGAAGAGGTTGACATGGATCTGTCACCAATGGA TGACTCACCGGTTTTATGGATACGGCTCGATCCGGAGATGATCATCTCTCGTTCCGTGATCATTGAACAACCCGATTTTCAATGGCAATTCCAATTGAGACATGAACGTGATGTTACTGCACAGCTTGATGCAATTGCTGCGTTGGAAAAATATGCAACACCAGCCACCCGGATGGCACTGACTGACACAATCGAAAATCCGCAATGCTTCCATTCAGTGCGATGCAAAGCAGCCCAATGTTTGACAAAG gTGGCCACATCCATGATTACAACATGGCAAGGTCCACCAGCCATGCTGGCAAtatttcggaaattttttgGTTCGTTCAGTGCGCGTCATAtcatcaaacagaataatttcTCCAACTTCCAGCACTACTTTTTACAGAAGACCATTCCAGTAGCAATGGCAG GCTTACGTACTTCGCATGGTATATGTCCCAGTGAAGTTTTCCGATTTCTGTTGGACTTGTTCAAGTACAATGACAATTCCCGAAATCATTACTCGGATAATTACTATCGTGCAGCATTGGTCGATGCACTCGGCCAGTCAATAACGCCGGTTATATCGGTTGTGCAGCAAGGAGCACCAATCACAGCCGAGAACTTGTCAGCTGATGCCAA ACTGGTTCTGGAAGAAGTGACACGTTTGTTGAATTTGGAAAAGCAACTGCCATCGTACAAGTACTCGGTGACAGTATCCTGCTTAAAAGTGCTGCGTAAACTGCAAAAGTGTGGACATTTGCCGTCCAATCCGAAAATCTATCGCAGTTATGCAGCCTATGGTCAGTACATTGATGTTCGCATTGCTGCAATGGAATGTCTAGTGGATTTCGTGAAAGTGGATGGCCGATGGGAGGATTTACAACATCTGATGGACCTACTGGAAACCGATCCTGATCCAATGGTTAGACATGAATTGGCGAGATTGTTGATCGATAATCCTCCATTCGAAAAGGCTCATCGACATAAACTTGATCGAGAAGAATTGGTCGAACGTATCTGGACGAGTATGAA CACTCTTCTTTCACACGATTCACGTCTACGGTGCGACATGGTAGATCTGTACTATGCACTGTACGGAAATAAGCGACCGATGTGCTTACCGACTCCTGAATTATCGGCAATGTTTAAGCCGCAAAAAGTGCAACCAGTTCAAGCCGAAGTCAAAACCAGAGCGCCGAGCCCAATAGACGAAAAACCGATTGACATTGTTGACGTAGTTCCGGTTGAGCCTGACATCGAAGTACAAGAGAATTCGCTGAAACGTACCGCTGAGCAATCATTTGGCCCAGTGGACTTGAAAGTTGAATCGCAGGAGGTTGAAGCAGTGAAAACGATAAAG GAGGAAATAATTGACGTTGAAGACATCGACGAAAAGAAACCGATCGAATTTCAGCCAAGCGAGGCTAAGAAAGCAAAAACTGACTTCTGTTCCGAAGACTCAGCCTCTCTACCGGGAATTCTGGTCGACAGTAATGCACCACCGGTGGGATTTGAGCCAGGAATGTTCAAACAAGAAGATGAAGCGTCGAAAGTGAAGTCAGAAGGTCAGTCGAAgccgaaaaagaagaaaaaggaCAAGAAGAAGCACAAACACAAGCACAAACATAAGCATAACAAGGAGAAGAGCAAAGAGAAAAAGGAAACGAATGTGGTGCGATTACAAGAGCAAGTCAAAGATGAAACGCCGGAAACTTTAAGCTCGGCGGACAGTTCGAGTAATAGCATACCCAGCCAGTTGGATTTGACGATGTAA
- the LOC119080254 gene encoding probable cytochrome P450 313b1 yields the protein MIVLNIFVAVAFTFLLNYCWKRRYLYLASWNLPGIVSFPLIGGSYVFWNTTDIVSVVSGLLRKLGAPFGFWLGPRFVVYFADADDAEIIINHPCSMDKGGVYKFIAEMIGGPGLFSAGGDYWKMHRRLLNPTVQNTKILNSFYPCMNKTLQILVEKLGKRDPNESFDIYETLEACSFDMFVKNTFGVDLDVQNNEHNHLFQMANEALYVIRQRIFDPIYQIDLFFRFSKLYQMRKRSTDGMRSFIEHVLRKRLAELTSVDRNQNQKKDEYEKRLRIFIDEIIELSIEEKCFSEDEMISESLTMLLAGFETTAVTISNIVLMLAVHQEYQQMVHQEIQETCPNNDDVTSDDLNQLIFTERFIRETMRFIPTVPLTTRIAKSDFYVGKAYVPAGSEIIISQYEMHRDKKIWGDDAETFNPDRFLPERLENQHPYAFIPFSAGARNCIGKKYAQIVLRMFVVWLVRNYKFTTDLKIEDLSLKWMVVMKLNNGYPVRVEKRLVK from the exons ATGATTGTGTTGAACATTTTCGTTGCTGTTGCTTTTACTTTTCTTCTTAATTATTGCTGGAAAAGACGCTATCTCTATCTTGCGTCCTGGAATCTACCCGGAATTGTCTCATTCCCGTTAATTGGTGGATCGTATGTATTTTGGAACACAACAG ACATTGTGTCGGTCGTTTCGGGATTGCTGCGAAAATTGGGAGCACCGTTTGGTTTTTGGTTGGGACCACGATTCGTTGTTTACTTTGCGGATGCAGACGATGCAGAAATTATTATCAATCATCCTTGTTCGATGGATAAGGGCGGcgtttataaatttattgcgGAAATGATTGGTGGGCCAGGATTGTTTTCGGCTGGAG GCGATTATTGGAAAATGCACAGAAGACTTTTGAATCCGACAGTTCAAAATACTAAGATTCTGAACAGCTTTTATCCTTGCATGAACAAAACTCTACAGATTTTGGTGGAAAAGTTGGGAAAAAGGGACCCCAATGAAAGCTTTGACATTTACGAAACTCTTGAGGCTTGCAGTTTCGACATGTTTGTTA AAAACACATTCGGAGTCGATTTAGACGTTCAAAATAACGAACACAATCATCTGTTCCAAATGGCAAATGA AGCGCTATATGTCATCCGCCAACGAATATTTGATCCAATCTATCAGATCGAtctattttttcgatttagcAAATTATACCAAATGAGGAAAAGAAGCACAGACGGGATGCGATCCTTTATTGAACATGTTCTTCGAAAAAGATTGGCCGAGCTCACCAGCGTCGATCGGAATCAAAACCAGAAGAAAGACGAATATGAAAAACGATTGAGAATCTTCATCGATGAAATCATTGAATTGTCGATTGAAGAGAAATGCTTTTCGGAAGACGAAATGATATCGGAATCGCTGACCATGCTATTGGCG GGATTCGAAACAACAGCGGTTACTATTTCAAACATTGTACTCATGTTGGCAGTGCACCAAGAATATCAGCAAATGGTACATCAGGAGATTCAAGAAACATGCCCCAACAATGATGATGTAACATCAGACGACCTAAATCAACTGATATTCACAGAACGTTTCATTAGAGAGACTATGAGATTCATACCGACAGTGCCTCTAACAACACGTATAGCTAAATCCGATTTTTATGTTG GGAAGGCTTATGTACCTGCTGGAAGTGAGATCATCATTTCGCAATATGAGATGCATCgggataaaaaaatttggggggaTGATGCCGAAACATTTAATCCCGACCGCTTCTTACCGGAAAGATTAGAAAATCAACATCCATATGCATTTATACCATTCAGTGCAG GTGCCAGGAATTGCATAG GCAAGAAATATGCTCAAATTGTATTACGAATGTTTGTGGTGTGGTTGGTGCGCAATTATAAATTTACGACAGATTTGAAAATCGAAGATCTGTCACTGAAGTGGATGGTTGTGATGAAATTGAATAATGGCTATCCAGTTCGAGTTGAGAAAAGATtggtaaaataa
- the LOC119080253 gene encoding probable cytochrome P450 12b2, mitochondrial, translated as MNKSAKIPFRYGICRPSEYLRKSFATQVSADDEFDNAKPYSEIPGPTLLQGLRSFLPGGKFHNKEPIDMNTLLNKEYGNILRLPGSFGRKDVIITYDPKDFETVFRTEGLWPYRRPLLAVDYCRRKRPDAFKNSGGLINDQGEVWGRMRSAVNPAMLKPKTVKVYIPAIDDVAIDFVTKIKAIADDNHEMPSNFAVELEKWSLESIAVIALEHRLGIITNENDAESQKIIKSVKAMFHLGFKAEVLPPIWIQTPMFKELSNSFNIVTDILKKYVDSAIDRKHNAKDTDDGDERVLEKLLKINPDYVFALAMDMLIAGIDTTSAVVANLLYHLAKNPFKQEKLRDEVMKILPTVDSKLSTTSLGSVPYMRACIKETMRLTPPIPVNMRGTGRNLVLQGYQIPKNTDVAMFGALLHLDDNHFTRSAEFIPERWLSGTDVMEGCPNNGRSDNPFAFLPFGFGSRACIGKRFAEMEIAIVLLRILREFRVEWHYGPLKYVQAFIVTPTNDLKFKMIPLK; from the exons ATGAACAAGAGCGCGAAAATACCATTCCGATATGGAATATGCAGACCCAGCGAATATCTTAGAAAATCATTTGCAACACAG GTATCCGCCGATGATGAATTTGATAATGCCAAGCCGTATTCGGAAATTCCTGGACCGACGTTGCTCCAAGGATTACGGAGCTTTCTTCCAGGTG GTAAATTTCACAACAAGGAGCCCATAGATATGAATACGTTGCTTAACAAGGAATACGGAAATATACTCAGACTTCCAGGATCTTTCGGTCGGAAGGACGTTATTATCACTTATGATCCAAAAGACTTTGAAACAGTCTTTCGCACAGAGGGCTTATGGCCTTACCGACGACCACTTCTAGCTGTTGATTATTGCCGAAGGAAAAGACCAGATGCGTTCAAGAACAGTGGTGGTCTGATTAATGATCAGGGTGAAGTTTGGGGACGGATGCGATCGGCTGTAAATCCAGCCATGCTAAAGCCGAAAACAGTAAAGGTGTACATACCGGCTATTGATGATGTGGCAATAGATTTcgtgacaaaaataaaagcgATTGCTGACGACAATCACGAAATGCCTTCGAATTTTGCTGTCGAATTGGAAAAATGGTCCCTGGAATCTATAGCGGTTATAGCATTAGAACATCGGTTGGGCATAATTACAAACGAAAATGATGCGGAGAGCCAGAAAATTATTAAG AGCGTGAAGGCCATGTTTCATTTAGGATTTAAGGCGGAAGTGCTGCCCCCAATTTGGATTCAAACACCAATGTTCAAAGAGCTCTCGAACTCTTTTAATATTGTGACAGA CATCTTAAAGAAGTATGTGGACAGTGCCATCGATAGAAAACATAATGCAAAGGATACAGATGATGGTGACGAAAGAGTCttggaaaaattgttaaaaatcaaTCCAGACTACGTGTTTGCGTTGGCAATGGATATGCTCATAGCTGGAATAGACACG ACTTCGGCAGTTGTTGCTAACTTGTTGTatcatttggccaaaaatccGTTTAAGCAAGAAAAGTTGCGCGACGaagtaatgaaaatattgcCAACTGTGGATTCAAAATTGAGCACAACAAGTTTGGGCTCAGTGCCCTACATGCGAGCGTGCATCAAAGAGACGATGAGATTAACGCCACCAATACCGGTAAATATGCGAGGAACTGGAAGAAACTTAGTTCTTCAGGGATATcaaattccgaaaaat acCGATGTAGCTATGTTCGGTGCCTTACTACATCTAGACGACAATCACTTCACCCGAAGCGCCGAATTTATTCCTGAACGTTGGCTAAGTGGCACCGATGTGATGGAAGGATGTCCGAATAATGGCAGATCGGATAATCCGTTCGCGTTTCTACCGTTTGGTTTCGGTTCGAGAGCTTGCATTGGAAAACGATTTGCGGAAATGGAAATAGCTATAGTTTTGTTGCG AATTCTAAGAGAATTTCGAGTTGAATGGCACTATGGTCCTTTAAAATACGTGCAAGCATTCATTGTTACGCCTACTAATGAtcttaaattcaaaatgattcCATTAAAGTGA